A region of Mammaliicoccus sp. Dog046 DNA encodes the following proteins:
- a CDS encoding UDP-N-acetylmuramoyl-tripeptide--D-alanyl-D-alanine ligase — MMNIKLSQIKAWIDCEIPTEYLDTFVNGTCIDSRKIEQSNLFIPFKGEHVDGHRFVAQTIESGAGASFWQKDVPNPPQGPIILVEDTLQALQALAKAYLKHVNPKVVAITGSNGKTTTKDMVECVLRQSFKVKKTQGNYNNEIGCPLTILDLDADTEVSILEMGMSGFGEIKELTEIAEPDVAIITNIGESHMQDLGSREGIASAKFEITEGLNEEGLCIWDGDEPLLKPLVETMQHKHISVGLNDTNDVSIHTSQISNSGINFQLNNEQSIYHLNILGEHNVKNATYAIQVAKHFGVSEDIIQDALNHLELTDMRMQRIETEKYGLFINDAYNASPTSMKAAIDTLHNMEQDAKTLVLADVLELGDISKEMHEQVGEYLLNKDIQTLITYGEEAAHISNKAQNHIAQTIHFETKEEIVEYLSEHLDSNAVTLFKGSRGMALETIIQSLT; from the coding sequence ATAATGAATATTAAATTAAGTCAGATCAAAGCATGGATAGACTGTGAAATTCCAACAGAATACTTAGATACTTTTGTAAATGGTACATGTATCGATTCTAGAAAAATAGAACAATCTAATTTATTTATTCCTTTTAAAGGTGAGCATGTAGATGGACACCGATTTGTTGCACAAACAATTGAGAGTGGTGCAGGGGCTTCATTTTGGCAAAAAGATGTTCCAAATCCACCTCAAGGTCCGATTATTCTAGTAGAAGATACACTGCAAGCTTTACAAGCACTAGCAAAAGCATACTTAAAACATGTGAATCCGAAAGTAGTTGCGATTACCGGTTCAAACGGAAAAACAACGACTAAAGATATGGTTGAATGTGTATTACGTCAATCATTTAAAGTGAAGAAAACACAAGGTAATTATAATAATGAAATTGGATGCCCGTTGACGATATTGGATTTAGATGCAGATACAGAAGTATCAATATTAGAAATGGGGATGAGTGGTTTTGGTGAAATTAAAGAATTGACCGAAATTGCTGAACCAGATGTCGCGATTATTACGAATATTGGTGAATCGCATATGCAAGATTTAGGATCTAGAGAGGGTATTGCTTCAGCGAAGTTTGAAATTACTGAAGGACTTAATGAAGAGGGCCTTTGTATTTGGGACGGAGATGAACCATTACTTAAACCACTTGTTGAAACGATGCAACATAAACATATATCAGTTGGATTGAATGATACGAATGATGTAAGTATTCATACATCTCAAATATCTAATAGTGGCATAAACTTTCAATTAAACAATGAACAATCGATTTACCATTTAAATATACTTGGTGAACATAACGTGAAAAACGCAACATATGCTATTCAAGTTGCGAAACACTTTGGTGTATCAGAAGATATCATTCAAGATGCTTTAAATCATTTGGAATTAACAGATATGAGAATGCAACGTATTGAAACTGAGAAATATGGTTTGTTCATTAATGATGCATACAATGCAAGTCCGACGAGTATGAAAGCAGCAATTGATACACTTCATAATATGGAACAAGATGCTAAAACACTTGTGCTTGCTGATGTTCTTGAATTGGGTGACATCAGTAAAGAAATGCATGAACAAGTTGGGGAATATTTATTAAATAAAGATATACAAACACTCATCACATATGGGGAAGAAGCGGCACATATATCAAATAAAGCACAGAATCATATCGCCCAAACGATTCACTTTGAAACAAAAGAAGAAATCGTTGAATATTTGAGTGAACATTTAGATTCAAACGCTGTGACATTATTTAAAGGTTCAAGAGGTATGGCGCTTGAAACAATTATTCAATCACTAACATGA